In Sedimenticola thiotaurini, the following proteins share a genomic window:
- a CDS encoding winged helix-turn-helix transcriptional regulator — MATPASIMRHNQTKDAIPLNDLEKRLLNEYQKGLPLSPTPFRDIAERLGTSEALVLKILDRLQKLGVVSRVGPVFKPRQVGTSTLAAMAVPEALLESVAERISAYPEVNHNYEREDHYNLWFVVTAPNQQRLEQVLQEMERETGYAILNLPLEKQFHIDLGFPLWC, encoded by the coding sequence ATGGCAACACCAGCATCGATCATGCGCCACAACCAGACCAAGGATGCAATACCGTTGAACGACCTTGAGAAGCGCCTGTTGAACGAATACCAGAAGGGGCTGCCCCTCTCCCCGACCCCGTTTCGGGATATCGCGGAACGACTCGGCACCAGTGAGGCCCTGGTACTGAAGATTCTCGATCGCCTGCAAAAACTGGGGGTGGTAAGCCGGGTCGGTCCGGTATTCAAACCGCGACAAGTCGGCACCAGCACCCTGGCGGCAATGGCGGTACCGGAAGCACTGCTGGAGAGCGTGGCTGAGCGGATCAGCGCCTACCCCGAGGTCAATCACAATTACGAACGGGAAGATCACTACAACCTCTGGTTCGTGGTCACCGCCCCCAATCAGCAACGGCTGGAACAGGTGCTGCAGGAGATGGAGCGGGAAACCGGCTATGCCATCCTCAACCTGCCGTTGGAAAAGCAGTTTCACATCGACCTGGGATTCCCGCTATGGTGCTGA
- a CDS encoding NapC/NirT family cytochrome c — protein sequence MAVQNSKKTGFMSRRIILGSTIAGALIFFIGGIIFWGGFNTAMEATNNLEFCISCHEMEENVYQEYKPTIHYSNRTGVRATCPDCHVPDPWVHKMVRKIQASNEVYHKIMGTVDTPEKFDQHRLTMAKRVWHTMKETDSRECRNCHNLESMNPEFQRPRARKQHMNAFKTGQTCIDCHKGIAHKSVRNLLTDEELEQLEAPNPDFIRPIPEMFAAGLKRVEEKEAAAAEAEKARKEQERAAKLAAKKAEQARIEAAVAVALANQGATGSRTPVAATGMGMDWSDVPERKITLFYPGETSMEWVMTGKDHGGARPFLKGGDRCVTCHDKETADMGQKMVSGEKAESTPIPGKRASIPVTVQAAHDGTNLFLRFEWEDTDHTPVPFVDGGKMDPDNPMKLAVMLGTDAVEFADRAGCWQTCHQDARSMPDTPDAAALAASDAATKLDLQAGVTKYLKESRSKIEIKGRRGKKRGGWDKLKSDEDVAAALQADQFMDLLRYQSGTGKSEDGYILEQRYMQGGQGFQVDARKEGNHWIVEMKRALKSDQAGDISLEPGKLYNFGFAIHDDYSSARFHHVSLGYKLGLDNETAEVNAVKREAKPMAGAPATTADAAAAAAGSPITVDWSKAGSRDITLFYPGETSMEWVMTGKDHGGARPFLKGGDRCVTCHDKETADMGQKMVSGEKAESSPIPGKRGSIPVTLESTYDDENLYLRFSWPEGEHVPVPFVEGGKMDPENPIKLALMFATDDVEFADRAGCWQTCHQDASSMPDTPEAAALAANDAAKKLDLQTGVTKYLKESRSKIEIKGRRGKKRGGWDKLKSPEEINTALDGHQFMDILRFKSGTGETEDGYILEQRHMTGGQGFQAHATREAGNWVVTLKRKLKSDQAGDISLATDQVYNFGFAIHDDFSNARFHHVSLGYKLGFDNDSDGVEINAIRQ from the coding sequence ATGGCGGTTCAGAATTCAAAAAAAACCGGCTTTATGTCACGCCGCATTATCCTTGGCAGCACGATAGCGGGCGCACTCATTTTCTTTATTGGCGGCATCATATTCTGGGGCGGCTTCAATACCGCCATGGAGGCCACCAATAACCTGGAGTTCTGTATCAGCTGTCACGAAATGGAGGAAAACGTCTACCAGGAGTACAAACCGACCATTCACTACTCCAACCGGACTGGCGTGCGGGCCACCTGCCCGGACTGCCACGTACCTGATCCCTGGGTGCACAAGATGGTGCGCAAGATCCAGGCAAGCAACGAGGTCTACCACAAGATCATGGGGACCGTGGATACCCCGGAGAAGTTTGACCAGCACCGCCTGACCATGGCGAAACGGGTCTGGCATACCATGAAAGAGACCGACTCCCGTGAGTGCCGCAACTGCCACAACCTGGAGTCCATGAACCCCGAATTCCAGCGGCCCCGTGCCCGCAAACAACACATGAACGCCTTTAAGACCGGCCAGACCTGTATCGACTGCCACAAGGGCATCGCCCACAAGTCGGTACGTAACCTGTTGACCGACGAAGAGCTGGAACAACTGGAAGCGCCCAACCCTGACTTCATACGTCCAATCCCGGAGATGTTTGCCGCCGGACTTAAGCGGGTTGAAGAGAAGGAGGCCGCCGCCGCAGAAGCGGAGAAGGCCAGAAAAGAGCAGGAGCGTGCCGCTAAACTGGCGGCGAAAAAGGCTGAACAGGCCAGGATCGAAGCGGCGGTGGCCGTAGCCCTGGCGAATCAGGGCGCAACCGGATCCCGCACTCCGGTCGCTGCCACCGGTATGGGTATGGATTGGAGCGATGTACCGGAGCGCAAAATCACCCTGTTCTACCCCGGCGAAACCTCCATGGAGTGGGTCATGACCGGCAAGGATCACGGCGGCGCCCGGCCGTTCCTGAAAGGTGGCGACCGCTGTGTCACCTGCCACGATAAAGAGACCGCCGACATGGGCCAGAAGATGGTCTCCGGTGAAAAGGCCGAGTCCACCCCCATCCCGGGCAAACGGGCCAGTATCCCGGTCACAGTGCAGGCCGCCCACGATGGAACCAACCTGTTCCTGCGCTTCGAGTGGGAAGACACCGACCACACCCCCGTCCCGTTTGTGGATGGCGGCAAGATGGACCCGGACAACCCGATGAAACTGGCGGTCATGCTGGGCACTGACGCGGTGGAGTTCGCCGACCGGGCCGGTTGTTGGCAGACCTGTCACCAGGATGCCCGCAGCATGCCGGATACGCCGGACGCCGCCGCCCTGGCCGCCAGTGATGCCGCCACAAAACTGGATCTGCAAGCGGGGGTCACCAAGTACCTCAAGGAGAGTCGCAGCAAAATTGAGATCAAGGGTCGCCGGGGTAAAAAACGCGGCGGTTGGGACAAGCTGAAGAGCGACGAGGATGTGGCCGCGGCCTTACAAGCCGACCAGTTCATGGATCTGCTGCGCTACCAGTCGGGCACCGGCAAGAGCGAGGATGGCTATATCCTGGAACAGCGTTACATGCAGGGAGGCCAGGGATTCCAGGTCGATGCCCGTAAAGAGGGCAACCACTGGATAGTGGAGATGAAACGGGCCTTGAAATCGGACCAGGCCGGCGACATCAGCCTTGAACCGGGCAAACTCTACAACTTCGGCTTTGCCATCCACGACGACTACAGCAGCGCCCGCTTCCACCATGTCAGTCTTGGTTACAAGTTGGGACTGGACAATGAAACCGCGGAAGTCAACGCGGTAAAACGGGAGGCCAAACCGATGGCTGGGGCGCCGGCTACAACCGCCGACGCTGCCGCTGCCGCTGCGGGGTCACCTATTACGGTGGACTGGAGCAAGGCCGGCAGCCGCGACATCACCCTGTTCTATCCCGGCGAGACCTCCATGGAGTGGGTCATGACCGGCAAGGATCACGGCGGCGCCCGGCCGTTTCTGAAAGGGGGTGACCGCTGCGTCACCTGCCATGACAAGGAGACCGCCGACATGGGGCAAAAGATGGTTTCGGGCGAGAAGGCCGAGAGCAGCCCCATTCCCGGCAAGCGGGGCAGTATCCCGGTGACACTTGAATCCACCTATGACGATGAAAATCTCTACCTGCGCTTTAGCTGGCCGGAAGGTGAACATGTGCCGGTACCCTTCGTGGAGGGCGGCAAGATGGATCCGGAAAATCCCATCAAACTGGCCCTGATGTTTGCCACCGATGACGTGGAATTCGCCGATCGGGCCGGTTGCTGGCAGACCTGTCACCAGGACGCCAGTAGCATGCCGGACACACCGGAAGCCGCCGCCCTTGCCGCCAATGATGCCGCAAAAAAACTGGATCTCCAGACGGGTGTCACCAAGTACCTTAAAGAGAGCCGCAGCAAGATCGAGATCAAGGGCCGCCGGGGCAAAAAACGGGGCGGCTGGGACAAACTGAAATCGCCCGAAGAGATCAACACCGCCCTGGATGGGCACCAGTTCATGGATATTCTCCGTTTCAAATCGGGCACCGGCGAGACCGAGGACGGTTACATCCTGGAGCAGCGCCACATGACAGGCGGCCAGGGCTTCCAGGCCCATGCAACACGGGAAGCGGGCAACTGGGTGGTGACCCTGAAGCGTAAACTGAAGTCAGACCAGGCCGGTGATATCAGCCTGGCCACCGATCAGGTATACAACTTCGGTTTCGCCATCCACGACGATTTCAGCAACGCCCGTTTTCACCATGTCAGCCTTGGCTACAAGCTCGGATTCGATAACGATTCCGACGGTGTGGAGATCAACGCCATCCGACAATGA
- a CDS encoding AsnC family transcriptional regulator, translating into MTEALSTTLDELDRRIILATQSGLPLVPEPFAAIAAQVESSSGEVMTRLQRMLASGVIRRIGAVPNHYTLGFRGNGMTVWDIPDDKISHYGALIGQLDFVSHAYERPRHPPEWNYNLFAMVHGRDRAEVEQKVTRIAELLGDDNRGHEILYSSRILKKTGLRLVSDK; encoded by the coding sequence ATGACAGAAGCCCTATCCACCACCCTGGACGAGCTGGATCGCCGCATCATCCTGGCCACCCAGTCGGGCCTGCCCCTGGTGCCGGAACCCTTCGCCGCCATCGCCGCCCAGGTGGAGAGCAGCAGCGGGGAGGTGATGACGCGCCTGCAACGGATGCTGGCGAGCGGCGTGATCCGCCGTATCGGTGCGGTGCCCAATCACTACACACTCGGTTTCCGGGGCAACGGCATGACCGTCTGGGACATCCCGGACGACAAAATCAGCCACTACGGCGCGCTGATCGGTCAACTCGATTTTGTCAGCCACGCCTATGAGCGGCCCCGCCACCCGCCCGAATGGAATTACAACCTGTTCGCCATGGTACATGGCAGGGACCGGGCAGAGGTTGAACAGAAAGTGACCAGGATCGCCGAGTTGCTGGGCGACGACAATCGGGGACATGAGATTCTCTACAGCTCCCGCATCCTCAAGAAAACCGGCCTGCGTCTGGTTTCCGACAAATAG
- a CDS encoding c-type cytochrome translates to MPGIIILITLLLLTGTVPATADEISPERKAELRYLLKQDCGACHGMRLKGGLGPSLGADRLAPYDIQFITQTILQGRPGTPMPPWKPFMSEQEALWLARQLKQGAH, encoded by the coding sequence ATGCCCGGAATCATCATTCTCATCACTCTACTGCTCCTTACCGGGACTGTCCCGGCGACGGCGGATGAGATCAGTCCCGAACGCAAAGCGGAGCTCCGCTACCTGCTGAAACAGGACTGCGGCGCCTGTCACGGTATGCGGCTCAAGGGTGGCCTGGGGCCCTCCCTGGGCGCCGACAGACTGGCTCCCTACGACATCCAGTTCATCACCCAAACCATCCTCCAGGGAAGGCCCGGAACCCCCATGCCACCCTGGAAACCCTTTATGTCAGAACAAGAGGCCCTCTGGCTGGCCCGGCAACTCAAACAAGGTGCCCACTGA
- a CDS encoding Lrp/AsnC family transcriptional regulator, which translates to MTPALDDIDRAILNRYQGGFPICERPYQAAAEQLGITEQELIQRLERMLAQKQLSRFGPMYHAERLGGGLSLCAMRIPEDRYEQVTEQVNSFPEVAHNYARDHAFNMWFVLATETPERIDAVLKEIEQRTGFRVYNMPKLQEFFIGLKFEV; encoded by the coding sequence ATGACCCCCGCGCTGGATGACATCGATCGGGCCATCCTGAATCGTTACCAGGGCGGCTTTCCGATCTGTGAACGCCCCTACCAGGCCGCGGCAGAACAGCTCGGTATCACCGAGCAGGAACTGATCCAGCGGCTGGAGCGCATGCTGGCCCAGAAACAGCTGTCCCGGTTCGGTCCCATGTACCACGCTGAACGCCTGGGCGGCGGACTGAGCCTCTGCGCCATGCGCATCCCCGAGGATCGCTACGAACAGGTTACGGAACAGGTCAACAGTTTTCCGGAAGTGGCCCATAACTACGCCCGGGATCACGCCTTTAACATGTGGTTCGTACTGGCCACCGAAACCCCGGAACGTATCGACGCCGTACTGAAAGAGATCGAGCAGCGCACCGGTTTCCGGGTCTACAATATGCCCAAGTTGCAGGAGTTCTTTATCGGGCTGAAGTTCGAGGTGTAA
- a CDS encoding Lrp/AsnC family transcriptional regulator, with translation MVLNEQDYQLIAEIQGGLPLTSHPYAAIGERIGLDEQAVIDRIDTMLTSGVIKRLGIVVRHRELGYTANAMVVWDVPDERLDELGERLGALECITLCYQRPRRLPDWPYNLFCMIHGQERSKVLAYIDRLVESQGLSDIPHKVLFSGRRFKQRGARYQ, from the coding sequence ATGGTGCTGAACGAACAGGACTACCAACTGATTGCCGAAATCCAGGGTGGTCTGCCACTCACCAGTCACCCCTACGCGGCGATCGGCGAACGGATCGGGCTGGATGAACAGGCCGTAATTGACCGCATCGACACCATGCTGACAAGCGGTGTCATCAAACGCCTCGGCATCGTGGTTCGTCATCGCGAACTGGGTTATACCGCCAATGCCATGGTGGTGTGGGATGTACCGGATGAGCGGCTGGATGAACTGGGGGAACGATTGGGCGCGTTGGAGTGCATAACGCTCTGTTATCAGCGCCCCCGGCGTCTGCCGGACTGGCCCTACAACCTGTTTTGTATGATCCACGGACAGGAACGGTCAAAAGTGCTCGCCTATATTGACCGGCTGGTGGAGAGCCAGGGCTTGAGCGACATTCCCCACAAGGTGCTGTTCAGCGGTCGCCGCTTCAAACAGCGCGGAGCCCGCTACCAATGA
- the nirJ gene encoding heme d1 biosynthesis radical SAM protein NirJ — protein sequence MFRITQFMQEVLDPKPLGPKRNPPGPVVIWNLIRRCNLTCKHCYAISADKDFPNELNTNQVFGVMDDLKQFGVPVLILSGGEPLMRPDIFDIAHRAKAMGFYTALSTNGTLIDENNIERIAAVGFDYLGISIDGMEQTHDKFRRKVGSYRASLHGLRLCRDRNIKVGLRFTMTQDNAAELPQLLELMDAEQVDKFYFSHLNYAGRGNKNRETDAFLRTTRWAMELLFERALADIKRGKKTEFVTGNNDADGVFLLHWVARHYPQQVEHIRAKLAQWGGNSSGVNIANIDNQGNVHPDTMWWHYNLGNVKARPFSEIWQDTSDPIMAGLKASPRKVGGRCGECAYFDICGGNTRVRALQLTNDAWAEDPACYLTDEEIGITRPAAAER from the coding sequence ATGTTTCGCATCACACAGTTCATGCAAGAGGTCCTCGATCCCAAGCCCCTGGGACCCAAGCGTAATCCGCCCGGCCCGGTGGTGATCTGGAACCTGATCCGCCGCTGCAATCTGACCTGCAAACACTGCTACGCCATCTCGGCCGACAAGGATTTCCCCAACGAACTGAACACCAACCAGGTATTCGGGGTGATGGATGACCTGAAGCAGTTCGGCGTGCCGGTGCTGATCCTGTCCGGCGGTGAGCCCCTGATGCGGCCGGATATTTTCGACATCGCCCACCGGGCCAAGGCGATGGGATTCTATACCGCCCTCTCCACCAACGGCACCCTGATTGATGAAAACAATATCGAGCGGATCGCCGCAGTTGGATTTGATTACCTGGGCATCAGTATCGATGGCATGGAACAGACCCATGACAAGTTCCGCCGCAAGGTGGGTTCCTACCGGGCCTCCCTGCATGGCCTGCGGCTCTGTCGCGACCGGAATATCAAGGTGGGCCTGCGCTTCACCATGACCCAGGACAACGCCGCCGAGTTACCCCAGCTGCTGGAGCTGATGGATGCGGAACAGGTCGACAAGTTCTACTTCTCCCACCTCAACTACGCCGGACGCGGCAACAAGAACCGGGAGACCGACGCGTTTCTGCGGACCACCCGCTGGGCCATGGAACTATTGTTCGAGCGTGCCCTGGCTGATATCAAGAGGGGCAAAAAGACCGAATTCGTCACCGGCAACAATGATGCCGACGGCGTCTTCCTGCTGCACTGGGTGGCACGTCACTATCCGCAGCAGGTGGAGCACATCCGTGCCAAACTGGCCCAGTGGGGCGGCAACAGCTCCGGGGTCAACATCGCCAATATCGATAACCAGGGCAATGTCCACCCGGACACCATGTGGTGGCACTACAATCTGGGCAACGTCAAAGCGCGCCCCTTCTCGGAGATCTGGCAGGACACATCCGACCCCATCATGGCCGGTCTGAAGGCCTCCCCCCGTAAGGTTGGCGGTCGCTGTGGTGAGTGCGCCTACTTCGATATCTGTGGCGGCAACACCCGGGTGCGCGCCCTGCAGCTGACCAATGACGCCTGGGCGGAAGACCCGGCCTGTTATCTGACCGATGAGGAGATCGGCATCACCCGACCGGCGGCCGCGGAACGATGA
- a CDS encoding cbb3-type cytochrome c oxidase subunit I produces the protein MTYQSQSVAKLYFMAAIALFAAQILFGLIIGLQYVIGDFLFPYIPFNVARMVHTNALIVWLLMAFMGAAYYLIPEEAETELFSPMLAKLMFWVFLVAAALTVAGYLLVPYATLAELTGNALLPTMGREFLEQPTITKLGIVVVALVFLFNIGMTILKGRKTVINLVMMLGLVGLAVFFLFAFYNPTNVVLDKMFWWWVVHLWVEGVWELIMASILAFVLIKVTGVDREVIEKWLYIIIAMALITGLIGTGHHYFWIGTPEYWQWWGSVFSAMEPIPFFMMTVFAFNMVNKRRRNHPNRAATLWALGTAVMAFLGAGVWGFLHTLSPVNYFTHGSQITAAHGHMAFYGAYVMISLTIISYAMPLLRGRTAANSNKQQVLEMWGFWLMTVAIVFITLFLTGAGILQVYLQRVAENPQPFMVVQDQISLFYWLREVAGLMFFVGLVVYIASFFIGQSEPEAVIAET, from the coding sequence ATGACTTATCAATCTCAATCGGTCGCCAAGCTCTATTTCATGGCTGCCATCGCGCTGTTTGCCGCACAGATCCTGTTCGGTCTGATCATCGGCCTGCAGTATGTGATCGGGGACTTCCTGTTCCCCTATATCCCGTTCAACGTCGCCCGTATGGTGCATACCAATGCACTTATCGTCTGGCTGCTGATGGCCTTTATGGGGGCCGCTTACTACCTGATCCCGGAAGAGGCCGAGACCGAGCTGTTCAGCCCCATGCTCGCCAAGCTGATGTTCTGGGTCTTTTTGGTCGCCGCGGCCCTCACTGTGGCCGGTTACCTGCTGGTCCCCTACGCCACCCTGGCCGAGCTGACCGGCAACGCCTTGCTGCCCACCATGGGGCGTGAGTTCCTGGAGCAGCCCACCATCACCAAGCTCGGTATTGTGGTGGTGGCCCTGGTGTTCCTGTTCAATATCGGCATGACCATCCTCAAGGGCCGCAAGACCGTCATCAACCTGGTGATGATGCTGGGACTGGTGGGCCTGGCGGTGTTCTTCCTGTTCGCCTTCTATAACCCCACCAACGTGGTGCTGGACAAGATGTTCTGGTGGTGGGTGGTGCATCTTTGGGTTGAGGGTGTCTGGGAGCTGATCATGGCCTCTATCCTCGCCTTTGTGCTGATCAAGGTGACCGGTGTGGATCGGGAGGTGATCGAGAAGTGGCTCTATATCATTATCGCCATGGCCCTGATTACCGGCCTGATCGGTACCGGCCACCACTACTTCTGGATCGGTACTCCCGAGTACTGGCAGTGGTGGGGTTCGGTGTTCTCCGCCATGGAGCCGATTCCGTTCTTCATGATGACCGTGTTCGCCTTCAACATGGTCAACAAGCGGCGGCGTAACCATCCCAACCGGGCGGCTACCCTGTGGGCGCTGGGTACGGCGGTGATGGCCTTCCTGGGGGCCGGCGTGTGGGGCTTCCTGCACACCCTCTCTCCGGTCAACTACTTCACCCACGGTTCCCAGATCACGGCGGCCCACGGTCACATGGCCTTCTATGGTGCCTACGTGATGATCAGTCTGACTATTATCTCCTATGCCATGCCGCTGTTGCGGGGTCGCACCGCGGCCAACAGCAACAAACAGCAGGTGCTGGAGATGTGGGGCTTCTGGCTGATGACGGTGGCGATTGTGTTCATCACCCTGTTCCTGACCGGTGCCGGTATCCTGCAGGTCTATCTGCAACGGGTGGCGGAGAATCCCCAGCCGTTCATGGTGGTACAGGATCAGATCTCCCTGTTCTACTGGTTGCGTGAGGTGGCCGGCCTGATGTTCTTTGTCGGGTTGGTGGTCTACATCGCCAGCTTCTTCATCGGGCAGAGTGAGCCGGAGGCGGTGATCGCCGAGACCTGA
- a CDS encoding cytochrome D1 domain-containing protein translates to MKKYNFSLSALGMAVGLAASGVAVNVTAAEPTLSEADFEQAKTIYFQRCAGCHGTLRKGATGKNLEPENTKKLGQERLEKIIQYGTEGGMNNFDDILSQEEIKLMATYIQLEPPIPPEMSLALMKERHKVFVEPKDYPTKPLHGRNWENFFLVIERDVGKIAVIDGDKKEVVAHIPTGYAVHVLKAVEHHEGMHVDNPGRFWYVMGRDGMMTKVDLWQTPEKMKVAQTQVAYDARDVAVSGDGKYVIGGGYWPPHFVILDGMTMEPLKVVSARGVNIDGEYVNESRVAAVYDTPKAPSWLVSMKELGQMWQVDYSDIDNLTITKMDTAKYLHDGFFDPTGRYFQIAANASDKMVVVDTETQKLEAMIDVDKKPHPGPGANWIDPKCGPVGGTTHLGVGKVTAWGNDPVGHKDQAWKICYEVETDGAGVFIRTHPKSDYIWADQTKHPEPEVQQSLQVISKETREIVKTIRLTEVEGYAAVHIEFNDDGSEVWTSVWNRKDSKEPNGEIIIFDAKTLEEKARIKGLFAPTGKFNVYNRVNHVT, encoded by the coding sequence ATGAAAAAATACAACTTCAGCCTTTCTGCACTGGGTATGGCTGTTGGCCTGGCTGCATCAGGTGTGGCCGTGAATGTCACCGCAGCAGAACCGACACTCTCGGAAGCGGATTTTGAACAAGCCAAGACAATCTACTTCCAACGCTGTGCCGGTTGTCATGGCACCCTGCGTAAAGGTGCTACCGGAAAAAACCTGGAGCCGGAGAACACCAAGAAACTGGGACAGGAGCGGCTGGAAAAGATTATCCAGTACGGCACCGAAGGCGGCATGAACAACTTTGATGACATCCTTTCCCAGGAAGAGATCAAATTGATGGCCACCTACATCCAGCTGGAACCGCCAATTCCGCCCGAGATGAGCCTCGCCCTGATGAAAGAGCGTCACAAGGTTTTTGTAGAGCCGAAGGATTATCCGACCAAACCATTGCACGGTCGTAACTGGGAGAACTTCTTCCTGGTGATTGAACGTGACGTGGGCAAAATCGCCGTTATCGATGGAGACAAGAAAGAGGTGGTGGCCCATATCCCCACCGGCTATGCGGTACACGTATTGAAAGCGGTCGAGCACCACGAAGGTATGCACGTGGATAACCCGGGACGCTTCTGGTACGTCATGGGTCGCGACGGCATGATGACCAAGGTTGACCTGTGGCAGACACCGGAGAAGATGAAAGTCGCCCAGACCCAGGTAGCCTATGACGCCCGTGACGTAGCGGTATCCGGTGACGGCAAATATGTCATCGGTGGCGGCTACTGGCCACCCCACTTCGTTATCCTCGACGGTATGACCATGGAACCGCTTAAAGTGGTCTCCGCCCGCGGTGTCAATATCGATGGCGAGTATGTCAACGAATCCCGCGTCGCGGCGGTTTACGATACCCCCAAGGCCCCCAGCTGGCTGGTCTCCATGAAAGAGCTGGGACAGATGTGGCAGGTGGATTACTCCGATATCGACAACCTGACCATCACCAAAATGGATACCGCGAAGTACCTGCATGACGGATTCTTTGATCCCACCGGTCGTTACTTCCAGATTGCTGCAAACGCCTCAGACAAAATGGTTGTGGTGGACACTGAGACCCAGAAGCTGGAAGCCATGATCGACGTGGACAAGAAACCCCATCCGGGACCGGGCGCCAACTGGATCGATCCCAAATGTGGCCCGGTGGGCGGCACCACCCATCTGGGTGTGGGCAAGGTCACCGCCTGGGGCAATGATCCGGTCGGCCATAAGGATCAGGCCTGGAAAATCTGCTACGAAGTCGAAACCGATGGCGCCGGAGTTTTCATCCGCACCCATCCGAAGAGCGACTACATCTGGGCTGACCAGACCAAGCACCCGGAACCTGAAGTGCAGCAGTCCCTGCAGGTTATCTCCAAGGAGACCCGCGAGATCGTCAAGACCATACGCCTGACCGAGGTCGAGGGTTACGCCGCTGTTCACATCGAGTTCAACGACGATGGTTCCGAGGTCTGGACCTCGGTCTGGAACCGCAAGGACAGCAAGGAGCCCAATGGCGAGATCATCATCTTCGATGCCAAGACGCTCGAGGAGAAGGCACGCATCAAGGGTCTGTTTGCCCCGACCGGCAAGTTCAATGTTTACAACCGCGTCAACCACGTCACCTGA
- a CDS encoding cytochrome D1 domain-containing protein encodes MKISHYLFSALLLFSGQVSAQCLTRGTGDMGIVIERADGSVQVVDRRAHKALFRIEGLGDLSHASAVYSPDERYAYVFGRDGGLTRLDILCGTITHRIVQGGNSIGGAISQDGNLIAVSNYEPGGVKIFSASDLSLVADIPATPVNSEKRAKTVGLVDAPGQRFVFSLYDTGETWIVDMSDPTKPQIHKYEHIGQQPYDGLITKDGRYYIAGLFGQDGLALLDMWHPEQGTRLILEDYGKGEQKLPVYKMPHLEGWAMAGNRAFLPGVGHHQVLVVERGDWKPVGKIPVYGQPVFVMARPDGRQIWVNFAFPNNDTIQVIDTETLQVIKTLKPGKGALHMEFAPRGEEVWISIRDRNEIQVYDTRSLEMTHSLPAASPSGIFFTARAHTTGL; translated from the coding sequence ATGAAAATATCGCACTACCTGTTTTCCGCACTGCTGCTCTTTTCCGGCCAGGTCTCGGCCCAGTGTCTGACCCGGGGCACGGGCGATATGGGCATCGTGATAGAACGGGCCGACGGCAGCGTACAGGTGGTGGACCGGCGTGCCCATAAAGCCCTGTTCAGGATCGAGGGGTTGGGGGATCTCTCCCACGCCTCGGCAGTCTACTCACCGGATGAGCGGTACGCCTACGTGTTTGGCCGTGACGGCGGTCTGACCCGGCTGGACATCCTGTGCGGCACCATCACCCACCGGATTGTGCAGGGTGGCAACAGCATTGGCGGCGCCATCTCCCAGGACGGTAATCTGATCGCGGTCTCCAATTACGAACCGGGTGGGGTGAAGATCTTCTCGGCCAGCGATCTCAGCCTGGTGGCCGATATTCCTGCAACACCGGTCAACAGCGAGAAGCGCGCCAAAACCGTCGGCCTGGTGGATGCGCCGGGACAGCGCTTTGTATTCAGTCTCTATGATACCGGTGAGACCTGGATCGTGGACATGAGCGATCCCACCAAGCCGCAGATCCACAAGTATGAGCATATCGGCCAGCAGCCCTATGATGGGCTGATCACCAAGGATGGCCGCTACTACATTGCCGGCCTGTTCGGCCAGGATGGCCTGGCCCTGCTGGACATGTGGCACCCGGAACAGGGCACCCGATTGATATTGGAAGACTACGGCAAGGGCGAACAGAAACTGCCGGTCTACAAGATGCCCCATCTGGAAGGCTGGGCCATGGCCGGCAACCGCGCCTTTCTGCCGGGGGTCGGACACCACCAGGTGCTGGTGGTGGAACGGGGCGACTGGAAACCGGTCGGCAAGATCCCGGTTTATGGCCAACCTGTGTTTGTCATGGCACGCCCGGATGGGCGCCAGATCTGGGTCAATTTCGCCTTCCCCAACAATGACACCATCCAGGTGATCGACACTGAAACACTGCAGGTGATCAAGACCCTCAAACCGGGCAAGGGCGCGCTGCACATGGAGTTCGCCCCCCGTGGCGAAGAGGTGTGGATCTCCATCCGGGACAGGAATGAGATCCAGGTCTACGACACCCGCAGCCTGGAAATGACCCACAGCTTACCGGCCGCCAGTCCCAGCGGGATCTTTTTCACCGCTCGCGCACACACCACAGGACTCTGA